In Aedes albopictus strain Foshan chromosome 3, AalbF5, whole genome shotgun sequence, the following are encoded in one genomic region:
- the LOC115256715 gene encoding putative nuclease HARBI1 isoform X1: MKFRKIRKIAVAAAAVFGFIALYKAGKRRRSLWSRQWLLRRSTGRDLAHLVLHELRYEDVKAFQNFVRMSVSSFDKLVVKVRPYIAKQDTILREAIPAETRLLVTLRFLATGETYHNLSYGFRISVPALSQIIPETLEAIYAVLKDDYMKMPQTKEEWVKIANDFHKKWNFPFCLGALDGKHIAIEAKKEYGSYFYNYKCFHSVILLALVDANYRFIYVYVGANGRANDAAVFHESSLCKGIEMNLFDFPEDEAIPGIEGKLPYVMVGDDAFRLGRRIMKPFGQRSTIEQKIFNYRLSRARRVSENAFGLLSNKFQIFQKEINLPLDKVEQVVMAACALHNYIRDEDGFDSASVDNENIQTISITPGSWRQKTFITKLEKSKVNRSCDAGLEIRQRYMEYFNTVGCVPWQWNAVKKFNF, translated from the exons atgaaattccgaaaaattagaaaaattgcTGTCGCTGCGGCTGCTGTTTTTGGATTTATTGCATTATATAAAGCTGGCAAAAGAAGAAGGAGTTTGTGGAGCAGGCAGTGGTTGCTGCGGAGAAGTACTGGAAGGGATCTGGCGCATCTTGTGTTGCACGAATTACGGTATGAAGACGTgaaagcattccaaaactttgtCAGGATGTCAGTATCATCCTTTGATAAACTTGTGGTGAAAGTGCGTCCCTACATCGCAAAACAAGATACAATTTTGCGGGAAGCTATCCCCGCAGAAACAAG ATTATTAGTGACATTAAGGTTCCTGGCAACTGGAGAAACATACCATAATCTATCATATGGGTTCAGAATTTCCGTTCCGGCACTATcacaaattattccagaaaccctTGAAGCTATATACGCCGTGCTGAAAGATGATTACATGaag atgCCTCAAACAAAAGAAGAATGGGTGAAAATTGCgaatgattttcacaaaaaatggaattttccattttgtcttggtgcattgg atGGAAAGCACATTGCTATTGAGGCCAAAAAGGAATATGGATCTTATTTTTATAATTATAAGTGCTTTCATAGTGTAATATTATTAGCTTTGGTGGACGCTAACTATCGTTTCATTTATGTTTATGTTGGAGCAAATGGAAGAGCTAATGATGCAGCAGTTTTTCACGAATCATCTCTTTGCAAGGGTATCGAGATGAACTTATTCGATTTTCCAGAAGACGAAGCCATTCCTGGAATCGAAGGCAAGCTTCCCTACGTTATGGTGGGTGATGACGCATTCAGGCTCGGAAGAAGAATCATGAAACCTTTTGGGCAACGATCAACAATAGAACAGAAAATATTCAACTATCGTTTGAGCAGAGCACGACGCGTATCTGAAAATGCATTTGGACTGctttcaaacaaatttcaaattttccaaaaagagATCAATTTACCACTTGACAAGGTTGAACAGGTAGTTATGGCAGCATGCGCTCTCCATAATTATATTCGCGATGAAGACGGCTTCGATAGTGCCAGTGTGGATAATGAGAACATACAAACTATTTCTATAACACCCGGGTCATGGCGACAGAAAACTTTCATCACAAAACTGGAAAAATCAAAAGTAAACCGTTCGTGCGATGCAGGTCTTGAAATACGACAGCGCTACATGGAATATTTTAATACAGTTGGATGTGTACCTTGGCAATGGAACGCTGTGAAAAAGTTTAACTTCTaa
- the LOC115256715 gene encoding putative nuclease HARBI1 isoform X2 yields MKFRKIRKIAVAAAAVFGFIALYKAGKRRRSLWSRQWLLRRSTGRDLAHLVLHELRLLVTLRFLATGETYHNLSYGFRISVPALSQIIPETLEAIYAVLKDDYMKMPQTKEEWVKIANDFHKKWNFPFCLGALDGKHIAIEAKKEYGSYFYNYKCFHSVILLALVDANYRFIYVYVGANGRANDAAVFHESSLCKGIEMNLFDFPEDEAIPGIEGKLPYVMVGDDAFRLGRRIMKPFGQRSTIEQKIFNYRLSRARRVSENAFGLLSNKFQIFQKEINLPLDKVEQVVMAACALHNYIRDEDGFDSASVDNENIQTISITPGSWRQKTFITKLEKSKVNRSCDAGLEIRQRYMEYFNTVGCVPWQWNAVKKFNF; encoded by the exons atgaaattccgaaaaattagaaaaattgcTGTCGCTGCGGCTGCTGTTTTTGGATTTATTGCATTATATAAAGCTGGCAAAAGAAGAAGGAGTTTGTGGAGCAGGCAGTGGTTGCTGCGGAGAAGTACTGGAAGGGATCTGGCGCATCTTGTGTTGCACGAATTACG ATTATTAGTGACATTAAGGTTCCTGGCAACTGGAGAAACATACCATAATCTATCATATGGGTTCAGAATTTCCGTTCCGGCACTATcacaaattattccagaaaccctTGAAGCTATATACGCCGTGCTGAAAGATGATTACATGaag atgCCTCAAACAAAAGAAGAATGGGTGAAAATTGCgaatgattttcacaaaaaatggaattttccattttgtcttggtgcattgg atGGAAAGCACATTGCTATTGAGGCCAAAAAGGAATATGGATCTTATTTTTATAATTATAAGTGCTTTCATAGTGTAATATTATTAGCTTTGGTGGACGCTAACTATCGTTTCATTTATGTTTATGTTGGAGCAAATGGAAGAGCTAATGATGCAGCAGTTTTTCACGAATCATCTCTTTGCAAGGGTATCGAGATGAACTTATTCGATTTTCCAGAAGACGAAGCCATTCCTGGAATCGAAGGCAAGCTTCCCTACGTTATGGTGGGTGATGACGCATTCAGGCTCGGAAGAAGAATCATGAAACCTTTTGGGCAACGATCAACAATAGAACAGAAAATATTCAACTATCGTTTGAGCAGAGCACGACGCGTATCTGAAAATGCATTTGGACTGctttcaaacaaatttcaaattttccaaaaagagATCAATTTACCACTTGACAAGGTTGAACAGGTAGTTATGGCAGCATGCGCTCTCCATAATTATATTCGCGATGAAGACGGCTTCGATAGTGCCAGTGTGGATAATGAGAACATACAAACTATTTCTATAACACCCGGGTCATGGCGACAGAAAACTTTCATCACAAAACTGGAAAAATCAAAAGTAAACCGTTCGTGCGATGCAGGTCTTGAAATACGACAGCGCTACATGGAATATTTTAATACAGTTGGATGTGTACCTTGGCAATGGAACGCTGTGAAAAAGTTTAACTTCTaa